One genomic window of Streptomyces sp. NBC_01498 includes the following:
- a CDS encoding alpha/beta fold hydrolase, which translates to MAETGTLAVPGALLHYEVRGSGPLLLLIGGGNSDAAVFGSLAARLAVDHRVLTFDPRGNSRSPLVGPPVDQRVEVHADDAARLLARVAAPDEPVRIFGSCSGGLIALHLATRSHSCSHSCSCSGSCSCSGARSCSCAGSRLRERISALVVHEPPAFALLPDAAERLAFVDAVHATYRREGIPAATEQFSAVFGGRPAPVLPEANDNTDFFLAHVMRPFTRHVPDLAALAPLTGRLTVAGGQDSRTHDVHRPAVALAERLGKELVLFPGGHVGYAKQPAAFARLLRETLAGERRAGGARRDVHDASVGGAPVGSG; encoded by the coding sequence GTGGCCGAGACCGGGACCTTGGCGGTGCCCGGCGCGCTCCTGCACTACGAGGTACGCGGCAGCGGGCCGCTCCTGTTGCTCATCGGCGGCGGCAACTCCGACGCCGCCGTCTTCGGGAGCCTCGCCGCCCGACTCGCCGTCGACCACCGGGTGCTCACCTTCGACCCGCGCGGCAACTCCCGCAGCCCGCTCGTCGGCCCGCCGGTCGACCAGCGCGTCGAGGTCCACGCGGACGACGCGGCACGGCTGCTGGCCCGGGTGGCCGCCCCCGACGAACCGGTGCGGATCTTCGGCAGCTGCTCGGGCGGCCTCATCGCGCTCCACCTCGCGACCCGCTCCCACTCCTGTTCCCACTCCTGTTCTTGTTCCGGTTCTTGTTCGTGTTCCGGTGCCCGCTCCTGTTCGTGTGCGGGCTCCCGCCTGCGAGAGCGGATCTCCGCGCTGGTCGTGCACGAACCGCCCGCCTTCGCGCTCCTGCCGGACGCGGCGGAGCGGCTGGCCTTCGTGGACGCCGTCCACGCCACGTACCGCCGTGAGGGAATCCCCGCCGCGACGGAGCAGTTCAGCGCGGTCTTCGGCGGCCGTCCCGCACCGGTGCTGCCCGAGGCGAACGACAACACCGACTTCTTCCTCGCCCATGTGATGCGACCGTTCACCCGCCATGTCCCCGACCTCGCGGCGCTCGCCCCGCTGACCGGGCGGCTGACGGTGGCGGGCGGCCAGGACTCCCGTACCCACGACGTCCACCGCCCGGCCGTCGCCCTGGCCGAGCGCCTCGGGAAGGAGCTGGTCCTGTTCCCCGGCGGCCACGTCGGCTACGCGAAACAACCGGCCGCCTTCGCCCGCCTCCTGCGCGAGACGCTGGCCGGCGAGCGCCGGGCGGGCGGTGCGCGGCGGGACGTCCACGACGCGTCGGTGGGAGGCGCGCCCGTGGGGAGCGGGTGA
- a CDS encoding restriction endonuclease, whose protein sequence is MAKGRGRAPGRGRGPGRGPGRGRRSGRGRGSAARRRYEARRDGLLGGGVVALLVLTTFWSELWPYLLGLAVAGGAGALGWWLWRTDRLVRHRDRNWREQDTIRAGHRSLAEVDAMSWQEFERYVADLCRRDGCTDVEVSGRSGDLGADVTGFLPDGRRLVVQCKHYAPHRYVPSGDMQKFVGTAWLHHEADVAVFAATCPFSKAALDLAVRHGILAVHRDLLGQWNTGTRLQALLPLNGTGQGDRVHRRRWKDTYGN, encoded by the coding sequence ATGGCGAAGGGACGGGGGCGGGCGCCGGGGCGCGGGCGCGGGCCGGGACGGGGGCCGGGGCGGGGGCGCCGGTCGGGACGTGGACGCGGGTCGGCCGCGCGGAGGCGGTACGAGGCGCGGCGCGACGGGCTGTTGGGCGGCGGGGTCGTCGCGCTGCTCGTACTGACGACGTTCTGGTCGGAACTGTGGCCGTATCTCCTCGGTCTCGCCGTGGCCGGCGGTGCCGGCGCCCTGGGGTGGTGGCTGTGGCGGACCGACCGGCTGGTGCGTCACCGGGACAGGAACTGGCGGGAACAGGACACGATCCGGGCCGGCCACCGGTCACTGGCCGAGGTGGACGCGATGAGCTGGCAGGAGTTCGAGCGGTACGTGGCGGACCTCTGCCGCCGCGACGGCTGCACGGACGTCGAGGTCAGCGGCCGGTCCGGCGACCTCGGCGCGGACGTGACCGGCTTCCTGCCCGACGGCCGGCGGCTGGTCGTGCAGTGCAAGCACTACGCCCCGCACCGGTATGTGCCCAGCGGCGACATGCAGAAGTTCGTCGGCACGGCCTGGCTCCACCACGAGGCGGACGTGGCGGTGTTCGCGGCGACCTGCCCGTTCAGCAAGGCCGCCCTGGACCTCGCCGTCCGGCACGGCATCCTCGCCGTCCACCGCGACCTGCTGGGCCAGTGGAACACCGGCACCCGGCTCCAGGCACTGCTCCCGCTGAACGGCACGGGCCAGGGCGACCGCGTCCACCGCAGACGCTGGAAGGACACGTACGGGAACTGA
- a CDS encoding NAD-dependent formate dehydrogenase, with amino-acid sequence MAKILCVLYDDPTDGQPTTYARDDLPVIDHYPGGQTTPTPEGTDFTPGHLLGSVSGELGLRTFLESRGHTLVVTSDKEGAGSVFDRELVDADIVISQPFWPAYLTAERIATAKNLKLAVTAGIGSDHVDLDAAIEHGVTVAEVTFCNSISVAEHVVMTILGLVRNFIPAHQIVLDGGWNIADAVSRSYDLEGMKVGTVAAGRIGLAVLRRLAPFDVELHYTDRHRLPESVEQELNLIWHESTAAMVPHVDVVTINAPLHPETEGLFDDKLLGTMKRGAYLINTARAKIVDRDAVDRALRSGQLAGYGGDVWYPQPAPADHPWRTMPHHAMTPHISGSSLSAQARYAAGTREILESFFAGNPIRDEYLIVEGGALAGTGAHSYSTKES; translated from the coding sequence ATGGCCAAGATCCTGTGTGTCCTGTACGACGACCCGACCGACGGCCAGCCCACCACGTACGCCCGCGACGACCTCCCGGTCATCGACCACTACCCGGGCGGCCAGACCACGCCCACCCCCGAGGGCACCGACTTCACCCCCGGCCATCTGCTGGGCAGCGTCTCCGGTGAACTCGGCCTGCGTACCTTCCTGGAGAGCCGCGGCCACACCCTCGTCGTCACCTCCGACAAGGAAGGCGCGGGGTCGGTCTTCGACCGCGAACTGGTGGACGCGGACATCGTCATCTCGCAGCCGTTCTGGCCCGCGTATCTGACGGCCGAGCGCATCGCCACCGCGAAGAACCTGAAGCTCGCCGTCACCGCGGGCATCGGCTCGGACCACGTCGACCTGGACGCGGCCATCGAGCACGGCGTCACCGTCGCCGAGGTCACGTTCTGCAACAGCATCAGCGTCGCCGAGCACGTCGTGATGACGATCCTCGGCCTCGTACGGAACTTCATCCCCGCGCACCAGATCGTGCTCGACGGCGGCTGGAACATCGCGGACGCGGTCTCGCGCTCGTACGACCTCGAAGGCATGAAGGTCGGCACGGTCGCCGCCGGGCGCATCGGGCTCGCCGTGCTCCGCCGCCTCGCGCCGTTCGACGTCGAGCTGCACTACACCGACCGGCACCGGCTGCCGGAGTCGGTCGAGCAGGAGCTGAACCTGATCTGGCACGAGTCGACCGCCGCGATGGTCCCGCACGTCGACGTCGTCACCATCAACGCGCCGCTGCACCCCGAGACCGAGGGCCTGTTCGACGACAAGCTCCTCGGCACCATGAAGCGGGGCGCGTACCTCATCAACACCGCCCGCGCGAAGATCGTCGACCGTGACGCGGTCGACCGGGCGCTGCGCAGCGGCCAGCTCGCGGGCTACGGCGGCGACGTCTGGTACCCGCAGCCCGCGCCGGCCGACCACCCGTGGCGCACCATGCCGCACCACGCGATGACGCCGCACATCTCGGGCTCGTCGCTCTCGGCGCAGGCGCGGTACGCGGCCGGTACCCGGGAGATCCTGGAGTCGTTCTTCGCCGGGAACCCGATCCGTGACGAGTACCTGATCGTCGAGGGTGGCGCGCTCGCCGGTA